One Alteromonas sp. KC3 DNA segment encodes these proteins:
- a CDS encoding TetR/AcrR family transcriptional regulator produces MKLKTKDKLLNTATILFSKNGFYGTSINDVAAEVSVSKQGLLHHFPSKEKLYAAVLAKAANHLIDLVTEIKTESDDAQTQLFALFEKMIRADEERLRVIILLMRELLDNRERAEQANKWFLRPFLDEIVAIVDSGQQKGGFVEHSPLAFVYHLLGATQYYVVSRPTLDKLYTREERKLHEQQHMAMLRGIIFDT; encoded by the coding sequence GTGAAGTTAAAAACGAAAGACAAGTTATTGAATACTGCTACTATTCTTTTTTCGAAAAATGGTTTCTATGGCACAAGCATTAACGATGTTGCCGCGGAGGTAAGTGTAAGTAAGCAGGGTTTGCTTCATCATTTTCCATCAAAAGAAAAGCTTTACGCTGCTGTGCTAGCAAAGGCGGCTAATCATCTTATTGACCTGGTAACGGAAATCAAAACTGAATCTGACGATGCGCAAACACAGCTATTTGCACTATTTGAAAAGATGATACGCGCTGATGAAGAACGACTAAGAGTGATCATTTTGCTCATGCGAGAGTTACTCGATAATCGCGAACGCGCTGAACAAGCAAATAAGTGGTTTTTGCGCCCTTTTCTTGATGAGATTGTTGCCATTGTAGATAGCGGGCAGCAAAAGGGGGGGTTTGTAGAGCACTCACCGCTTGCTTTTGTGTACCACTTGTTGGGCGCAACGCAATACTACGTCGTTTCCCGCCCCACGCTCGATAAGCTTTATACGCGCGAAGAACGGAAGCTACACGAACAGCAACACATGGCGATGTTAAGAGGGATCATCTTTGATACATAG
- a CDS encoding MBL fold metallo-hydrolase translates to MTSFCGCSNAIAENAPLPEKFSNTHITYQTSLGDMWKMLKAYWRDDRKAATPTFEIPVVPLDIDKLDAVEEDSIVKLGHSTTLLKVNGEYILIDPVFSERASPVQWMGPKRFHASPINIEALPELAAVIISHDHYDHLDKGSIEILKHKTRQFVMPLKVGNHLRDWGVKNSKITELDWWQKTILSGIEIVATPSQHFSGRGLFDRDETLWASWVIRSTTTNVFYSGDSGYFDGFKDIGDKYGPFDLSLIETGAYNELWSDIHMLPHQSLKAHIDVQANVMMPVHNSTFDLALHNWNEPLVKITALAEKQRVPVSTPIFGEIIPIANAAEAPNKVWWEE, encoded by the coding sequence ATGACGTCGTTTTGCGGTTGCTCAAACGCTATTGCAGAGAATGCCCCACTACCTGAAAAATTCAGCAATACACACATTACATACCAAACGTCATTAGGTGATATGTGGAAGATGTTGAAAGCCTATTGGCGCGACGACAGAAAGGCAGCAACGCCTACATTTGAAATTCCGGTTGTTCCGCTTGATATCGACAAGCTTGATGCGGTTGAAGAAGACAGCATTGTGAAACTTGGACACTCAACCACACTGCTTAAGGTAAACGGCGAGTACATTCTTATCGATCCTGTTTTCAGTGAACGCGCCTCACCTGTGCAGTGGATGGGACCAAAGCGATTTCATGCATCGCCCATTAATATAGAGGCCCTGCCCGAGTTGGCAGCGGTTATTATTAGTCATGATCACTACGACCATTTAGATAAGGGCAGCATAGAAATCCTTAAACACAAAACGAGACAGTTTGTTATGCCACTTAAAGTTGGAAATCACTTGCGTGACTGGGGCGTAAAGAACAGTAAAATAACCGAGTTGGACTGGTGGCAAAAAACAATATTGAGTGGCATCGAGATAGTTGCAACGCCGTCTCAGCACTTCTCTGGACGCGGATTGTTTGATAGGGATGAAACACTTTGGGCTAGTTGGGTAATTCGTAGTACCACCACAAATGTGTTTTATAGCGGAGATTCTGGTTATTTTGATGGCTTTAAAGACATTGGTGATAAGTATGGGCCATTTGATTTATCACTCATTGAAACCGGAGCATACAACGAACTGTGGTCAGATATTCACATGCTTCCGCACCAGAGCCTTAAAGCCCATATCGATGTGCAAGCCAACGTAATGATGCCAGTACATAACAGTACGTTTGACTTGGCCTTGCACAATTGGAATGAACCTCTGGTTAAAATAACTGCCCTTGCTGAAAAGCAACGAGTGCCTGTGAGTACGCCAATTTTTGGTGAGATTATTCCAATCGCAAATGCAGCAGAAGCACCTAACAAAGTATGGTGGGAAGAATAA
- a CDS encoding FAD-dependent oxidoreductase yields MSQYRIWECQACGWLYDEEKGCPEEGLRPGTKWEDIPDDWCCPECGISKRDFQMKQVAETSEVEQMNTQNGSLPLFHSESPAGIKPLASKRTQNNDASGAPIVVIGSGMAGVNFVKSYRRHDKHTPIVVICADDGAIYSKPQLSNAYAQQKSIAALTQSSAIEFSRQYNVRLFTHTLAERVDTQAKCVLLQGGGAQPYDKLVLATGSSAITPSIEGNANHKIRALNNLSDYGQFVTEAAHVRHVTIMGAGLIGCEFADNLLRAGLGVSIVDPNPSALYSLLPHEASLSLTQSLTEAGADFHFGTTVSRIENRELGTKVILANGRRFNSDLVLSAIGVQPNIELALRSGISCQRGILANSHLATSVQDVFAIGDCAQVSMQRVAASDDASPIKDNTEQIGAVLPYVAPLLNQVKLLALNLANEIIHEKKPAHLSYPIMPIVVKTSCHPINMVLPIHTTAGHNRWAVEEQDSDGVSARLLDNKFNTIGYVLTGKYVTNERCNAYTTLIPNRD; encoded by the coding sequence ATGTCGCAGTATAGAATTTGGGAATGTCAGGCGTGTGGTTGGCTTTATGATGAAGAAAAAGGCTGCCCGGAAGAAGGTTTGCGCCCCGGTACTAAATGGGAAGATATTCCTGACGATTGGTGCTGCCCTGAATGCGGCATTAGTAAGCGTGATTTTCAAATGAAACAGGTGGCTGAAACGAGCGAAGTTGAGCAAATGAACACTCAAAACGGATCGCTCCCACTCTTTCACAGTGAAAGCCCTGCAGGAATAAAACCGTTAGCCAGCAAACGAACTCAGAACAACGACGCAAGCGGCGCTCCCATCGTGGTTATAGGTTCGGGCATGGCGGGCGTTAACTTTGTAAAGTCGTATCGTCGACACGATAAACATACGCCTATTGTTGTAATTTGTGCAGATGATGGCGCGATTTACAGCAAACCTCAGCTGTCTAATGCCTATGCGCAGCAAAAAAGTATTGCCGCGCTTACCCAAAGTTCAGCCATAGAGTTTTCGCGCCAATATAACGTTAGGCTTTTTACTCATACGTTGGCAGAACGTGTAGATACACAGGCAAAGTGTGTGTTACTTCAAGGAGGCGGAGCGCAACCTTACGATAAGTTGGTTCTAGCCACAGGTTCATCGGCTATCACGCCCTCTATTGAAGGTAACGCAAACCACAAGATTCGCGCTCTAAACAACTTAAGTGATTACGGGCAGTTTGTCACTGAAGCCGCGCACGTGCGCCACGTTACTATTATGGGTGCAGGCCTAATTGGCTGTGAGTTTGCAGATAACCTGCTTCGCGCAGGACTCGGCGTTAGCATTGTTGACCCGAACCCCAGTGCGCTCTATTCGCTTCTGCCCCATGAAGCGTCACTTTCACTAACTCAGTCTCTAACAGAAGCAGGTGCCGATTTCCATTTTGGTACGACGGTGTCGCGTATTGAAAATCGCGAGCTGGGCACAAAGGTGATACTGGCTAACGGACGGCGCTTTAATAGCGATCTTGTACTATCGGCAATTGGCGTACAACCCAACATAGAATTAGCGTTGCGTTCTGGTATTTCGTGCCAGCGTGGTATTTTAGCTAACAGTCATCTAGCAACATCGGTTCAAGATGTATTTGCCATAGGAGACTGTGCCCAAGTTTCAATGCAACGCGTTGCTGCTAGTGATGATGCAAGCCCCATTAAAGATAATACCGAACAGATTGGTGCAGTTCTGCCCTATGTCGCGCCACTGTTAAACCAAGTTAAGTTACTAGCCTTAAATTTGGCCAACGAGATAATACATGAGAAAAAACCCGCGCATTTGTCTTACCCCATAATGCCAATCGTTGTGAAAACCAGCTGCCACCCTATCAACATGGTACTCCCCATTCATACGACTGCTGGCCACAATCGATGGGCAGTAGAAGAACAAGATAGTGACGGCGTTAGTGCAAGGTTACTCGATAATAAGTTCAACACCATCGGCTATGTGTTGACAGGCAAATACGTAACCAACGAGCGCTGTAACGCATACACCACCCTTATTCCCAATAGAGATTAG
- a CDS encoding aromatic ring-hydroxylating oxygenase subunit alpha, which produces MNTDIEKLLLKSAKQNVANKTTSLGDIEVRSDTNRYTSQSRFNDEINKVFNTLPTIVAHVSEVRELDSYKEVKTTMGSLIVSRDSNNHVHVFRNACRHRGAKLVEDSGCTKQFVCPYHAWSYTTDGTLNNIPGHQHCFPNTHKSDNGLIVVPSIEMYGFIWACPSVAENEDIKAHLTSHLAGMNAHLEWLKADELTHFKRFTKVWKGNWKLFSEGGLETYHFAFAHKETIAPFFYNNVAVIDKVDMHYRVVMPTKNLSSEAAQATDDLSLHDYSHTLFMLLPNTALLIQKEHVEFISFRPLSSGETEITVTTLIPNSTDVNDVNQLRHWQKNHDITNTTLNEDWALGESIQSSLESGALPFIQYGKNEWALHAFNEELNALLAV; this is translated from the coding sequence ATGAATACCGATATCGAAAAGTTGTTATTAAAGAGTGCGAAACAAAACGTAGCGAATAAAACTACCTCACTAGGTGATATTGAGGTGCGCTCCGATACCAACAGATATACCAGTCAATCTCGATTTAACGATGAAATAAATAAGGTGTTCAATACGTTGCCAACCATTGTGGCTCACGTCTCTGAAGTGAGAGAGCTTGATAGCTATAAAGAAGTTAAGACGACCATGGGGTCCTTAATTGTTAGCCGAGACTCCAACAATCACGTGCATGTGTTTAGAAACGCTTGCCGGCATAGAGGTGCGAAATTGGTAGAAGATTCAGGGTGCACCAAGCAGTTTGTGTGCCCCTACCACGCATGGTCATATACTACAGATGGTACCCTAAACAACATTCCTGGCCACCAGCACTGCTTTCCTAATACTCATAAGTCAGACAATGGCTTGATAGTAGTCCCCAGCATCGAAATGTATGGTTTCATTTGGGCATGCCCAAGCGTTGCTGAAAATGAAGATATCAAAGCCCATTTAACGAGTCACTTGGCTGGCATGAATGCACACCTTGAGTGGCTAAAAGCAGATGAGTTGACGCACTTCAAACGCTTTACCAAGGTATGGAAGGGTAATTGGAAACTCTTTTCTGAGGGCGGGCTTGAGACTTATCACTTTGCATTTGCACACAAAGAAACCATAGCGCCGTTTTTCTACAACAATGTGGCAGTAATAGATAAGGTTGATATGCACTACAGGGTAGTCATGCCCACAAAAAACCTGTCGTCTGAAGCGGCACAAGCAACAGATGATTTATCGCTGCACGACTACAGCCATACACTATTTATGCTGCTTCCGAATACAGCGCTGCTTATACAAAAAGAACATGTGGAATTTATAAGCTTTCGTCCGCTAAGTTCAGGTGAAACCGAAATAACTGTCACGACGTTAATTCCCAATAGTACTGACGTTAACGATGTTAATCAGCTTCGCCATTGGCAGAAAAATCACGACATCACAAATACCACGCTTAACGAAGACTGGGCATTGGGCGAGTCTATTCAATCATCGTTAGAAAGCGGTGCATTACCCTTCATTCAATATGGCAAAAATGAATGGGCTCTGCATGCCTTCAATGAAGAGCTTAATGCCCTTCTTGCTGTGTAG